In the genome of Penaeus vannamei isolate JL-2024 chromosome 26, ASM4276789v1, whole genome shotgun sequence, one region contains:
- the LOC113830054 gene encoding uncharacterized protein has product MKTFVAVALLCLFAVARAEDDNSLEETARFGFLSLDDNGATLSFNSTSLQTAVVVGVILLILALVLVPLLGFDLAKLFAGKESYDYPNYAYDNTQGYSSYTSYAQRSLNLLSPVLTALTEAYKKYE; this is encoded by the exons ATGAAGACCTTCGTCGCCGTCGCCCTCCTGTGCCTGTTCGCCGTCGCCCGCGCCGAGGACGACAACAGCCTCGAGGAAACCGCTCGCTTCGGCTTCCTCTCCCTCGACGATAATGGCGCCACCTTGTCCTTCAACTCGACCTCCCTGCAGACCGCCGTGGTCGTCGGGGTCATCCTGCTgatcctcgccctcgtcctcgtgcCCCTCCTCGGCTTCGACCTCGCCAAGCTCTTCGCCGGCAAGGAGAGCTACGACTACCCCAACTACGCCTACGACAACACCCAGGGATACTCCTCCTACACCAGCTACGCCCAGAG gtccctcaacctcctctccccCGTGCTCACCGCCCTCACTGAGGCCTACAAGAAGTACGAATAA